A part of Aegilops tauschii subsp. strangulata cultivar AL8/78 chromosome 2, Aet v6.0, whole genome shotgun sequence genomic DNA contains:
- the LOC109739009 gene encoding uncharacterized protein: MQFWSLPGADEAFGDIGRVDRLDSRTLERGHTKTFAFWLWVWDVAHIPTRHALWVLKRGAGRAGEIIGLAPAHRRIPPPPGVRRYDLLIHVDLLEDWSPLSPRSSHSGQRGLPSSDEDDDHPLPRIEPGTWVAHVEDGQGRARSRVPRVGAVGCGPVLGGGARDHEEDGGSGSAGASRSWKDRLLGRGCYARGCDEDVIRDAHRRRSRSPAGRRHAAGRRGRPVDEKASGAPVLRATPPLPLRSAPPAAEVDPVAQFFTFSDNGRALSPPPRTDSMQLEMENAIQEALATPLAFEDGGRSPSPRRQACRAGESGDAAVSAALHHLPCSSDGRIPDGRGHPTSWLHANRQQSGAGGRAVCCGATSDPPKSATRPRHSALPKSRATSAPSRRNARQAAAGISTPMAQRAVLRLV, from the coding sequence ATGCAGTTTTGGTCGCTGCCGGGCGCGGATGAGGCCTTCGGCGACATCGGCCGCGTCGACCGCCTCGACTCGCGCACCCTGGAGAGGGGGCACACCAAGACCTTTGCGTTCTGGCTCTGGGTCTGGGATGTTGCTCACATTCCCACTAGGCACGCGCTCTGGGTGCTCAAGCGGGGCGCGGGCCGGGCGGGCGAGATCATCGGCCTCGCCCCCGCCCATCGCCGCATCCCCCCGCCACCCGGCGTTCGGCGCTACGACCTGCTGATCCACGTCGACCTGCTGGAGGACTGGTCACCCCTCTCGCCGCGCTCGTCCCACTCCGGCCAGAGAGGGCTGCCCTCTTCGGATGAAGACGACGACCACCCCCTCCCGCGCATCGAGCCTGGCACCTGGGTGGCGCATGTCGAAGACGGGCAGGGCAGGGCCCGCAGCAGGGTGCCGCGCGTCGGGGCTGTGGGCTGTGGTCCTGTGCTCGGTGGAGGCGCTCGCGACCACGAGGAGGACGGCGGAAGTGGCAGCGCCGGCGCAAGCCGCTCTTGGAAGGATCGCCTGCTCGGCCGCGGCTGCTACGCCAGGGGCTGCGACGAGGACGTCATCAGGGATGCGCACCGACGCCGCAGCAGATCGCCTGCCGGCCGTCGCCACGCGGCTGGTCGGCGTGGCCGCCCTGTCGATGAGAAGGCCTCTGGCGCTCCAGTCCTGCGCGCCACCCCGCCACTCCCCCTTCGCTCAGCCCCCCCAGCAGCGGAGGTGGATCCGGTGGCCCAGTTCTTCACCTTCTCCGACAACGGACGCGCCCTCTCTCCGCCCCCGCGCACGGACTCCATGCAACTGGAGATGGAAAATGCCATTCAGGAGGCACTGGCCACCCCTCTGGCCTTTGAGGACGGTGGCCGCTCGCCCTCCCCCCGCCGCCAAGCCTGCCGAGCTGGAGAGTCCGGAGATGCTGCCGTGTCTGCTGCCCTACATCACCTCCCCTGCAGCAGCGACGGTCGGATTCCAGATGGACGCGGTCATCCAACAAGTTGGCTCCATGCAAATCGGCAACAGTCAGGCGCAGGCGGCCGAGCTGTTTGCTGCGGTGCCACCTCCGATCCTCCCAAGTCAGCCACCCGTCCTCGCCATTCCGCTCTGCCCAAGTCCAGGGCCACCTCCGCCCCCTCCCGCCGCAACGCTCGGCAGGCGGCAGCTGGCATCTCCACCCCGATGGCGCAAAGGGCGGTGCTGCGCCTCGTTTAA